One region of Alcanivorax sediminis genomic DNA includes:
- a CDS encoding HNH endonuclease → MSERILRLDKGGTPIEWLDWQMAATLYARDLVTWTLGEVIYRPKGGICRHTGKRSTLALHSIIACDGAIHTHRRIAPPLTNRALFRRDQQLCLYCGKPFPESALTRDHIVPTSRGGRDHWSNVVSACRRCNQRKGSRRLEEIDMDLLALPYVPNMAEYLALINSHRIRGDQMDFLRPQFGKESRLA, encoded by the coding sequence ATGAGTGAACGGATCCTGCGGCTGGACAAGGGGGGAACCCCGATTGAATGGCTGGACTGGCAAATGGCGGCCACGCTGTATGCCCGCGATCTGGTCACCTGGACGCTGGGGGAGGTGATCTATCGCCCCAAGGGCGGAATCTGTCGCCACACCGGTAAGCGTTCGACCCTGGCGCTGCACTCCATTATTGCCTGTGATGGGGCGATTCACACCCACAGACGTATCGCGCCACCACTTACCAACCGGGCCCTGTTTCGGCGTGATCAGCAACTTTGTCTCTACTGCGGCAAGCCCTTCCCCGAAAGTGCTCTGACCCGTGATCATATTGTGCCGACTTCCCGGGGCGGTCGGGATCATTGGTCGAATGTGGTGTCGGCCTGCCGGCGCTGCAATCAGCGCAAGGGGAGTCGGCGACTGGAAGAGATCGATATGGATTTGCTGGCACTGCCTTATGTGCCCAACATGGCGGAATATCTGGCGTTGATTAACAGCCACCGCATTCGCGGGGATCAGATGGACTTCCTGCGGCCTCAGTTTGGCAAAGAGAGTCGATTAGCGTAA
- a CDS encoding GMC family oxidoreductase: MEFDYIIVGAGSAGCVLANRLSENPDNRVCLLEAGPADNSLFIRIPAGIILMMRSNARNWRYYTVPQKALNNRQIYIPRGKTLGGSSAVNAMCYTRGHKWDYDHWAELGNEGWSYDDVLPVFKRSEHYEDGENAFHGTGGKLNIANLRYSHPVSNAFIKAGVEAGHPQTDDFNNDVQEGVGLYKVNQKDGERCGVSRAFLHPVMDRPNLTVMTNCLANRVLFEGKRAVGVEVEHNGQIRTLKASREVILSGGSINSPQLLKLSGVGPAAELAEHNIPLVHELPGVGENLQDHPDVLVVHKSLKKDTLSLDPVALLMTGLKGIFDFFYRRTGQLTSNVAEAGGFIKSRPEEPIPDLQLHLTAARLDNHGLNLGFSMGHGYSGHVCILRPKSRGSITLRDANPRSPALIDPRFLEHPEDMEGMLRGLKEVRRIMGQDALAPWRGEEIFPGAHVQTDDQLRDFLRQKCDNIYHPVGTCKMGSDDMAVVDSQLRVHGLEGLRVIDASIMPTLVGGNTNAPTVMIAEKGADFILADAG, encoded by the coding sequence ATGGAGTTTGATTACATCATTGTCGGTGCCGGATCTGCCGGCTGCGTACTGGCCAACCGCCTTTCCGAAAACCCGGATAACCGGGTTTGCCTGCTGGAAGCCGGGCCTGCGGACAACAGCCTTTTTATCCGTATCCCCGCCGGCATCATCCTGATGATGCGCTCCAATGCCCGCAACTGGCGTTATTACACCGTACCGCAAAAAGCGCTCAACAACCGCCAGATCTACATTCCCCGCGGCAAGACCCTTGGCGGCTCTTCTGCCGTCAACGCCATGTGCTACACCCGCGGTCACAAGTGGGATTATGACCACTGGGCAGAGCTGGGTAATGAAGGCTGGAGCTACGATGACGTGCTGCCCGTGTTCAAGCGCTCCGAACACTACGAAGATGGTGAAAACGCGTTTCACGGCACCGGCGGCAAGCTCAACATTGCCAACCTGCGCTATTCCCACCCTGTGAGTAATGCCTTTATCAAAGCCGGAGTTGAAGCCGGTCATCCGCAGACAGATGACTTTAACAATGACGTTCAGGAAGGCGTTGGCCTGTACAAGGTCAATCAGAAAGACGGAGAGCGCTGCGGCGTGTCTCGCGCATTCCTGCACCCGGTGATGGACCGCCCCAACCTGACGGTGATGACGAACTGCCTGGCCAACCGCGTGTTGTTCGAAGGCAAACGTGCCGTCGGCGTCGAAGTCGAACACAACGGCCAGATCCGCACGCTCAAGGCCAGCCGGGAAGTCATTCTCTCCGGCGGTTCCATTAACTCTCCACAGCTGCTGAAACTGTCCGGTGTGGGCCCGGCGGCAGAGCTGGCAGAGCACAATATCCCTCTGGTGCATGAATTGCCCGGCGTCGGTGAGAACCTGCAGGATCACCCGGACGTGTTGGTCGTTCACAAGAGCCTCAAAAAAGACACGCTCAGCCTCGATCCCGTCGCCCTGTTGATGACCGGCCTGAAAGGGATCTTTGATTTCTTTTATCGTCGCACGGGTCAGCTGACTTCCAACGTGGCGGAAGCGGGCGGCTTCATCAAGTCCCGTCCCGAAGAACCCATTCCGGATCTGCAGCTGCACCTGACTGCCGCCCGTCTTGATAACCATGGTCTTAATCTGGGCTTCAGCATGGGCCATGGTTACTCCGGCCATGTCTGTATCCTGCGCCCGAAAAGCCGCGGCAGCATCACTCTGCGTGATGCCAACCCTCGCTCACCAGCACTCATCGACCCTCGCTTCCTTGAGCACCCGGAAGACATGGAAGGCATGCTGCGTGGCCTCAAGGAAGTTCGACGAATCATGGGCCAGGATGCTCTCGCCCCATGGCGAGGAGAGGAAATCTTCCCTGGAGCCCATGTGCAGACTGACGACCAGCTGCGTGACTTCCTGCGCCAGAAGTGCGACAACATCTATCATCCCGTAGGCACCTGCAAAATGGGTAGCGACGATATGGCCGTAGTGGATAGCCAGTTACGTGTTCATGGCCTTGAAGGCCTGCGCGTCATCGACGCCTCCATCATGCCAACCCTGGTAGGCGGCAACACCAATGCCCCCACCGTGATGATTGCCGAGAAGGGCGCAGATTTCATTCTCGCCGACGCTGGCTGA
- a CDS encoding adenylate/guanylate cyclase domain-containing protein, with translation MTSTSKKKARRPLIGPMERARRQANYIRLLAFLVAVMMLIVGLKLGLYPEIYLLGVAGLLAYPLIAQTILVIANRRDIREKAAHQFLMQLDAMLIGMTCALLHFALVPSLVLLIIVHANAVTSGGLKPWLLNQLMTTIGAVVMGAILGFAYIPLGEPVPVVMIVVSLLGLGIYVGASSAFAHYQARYLREAQELVRRQQQQAVELSRKLAKYLPPQIWGSIFSGKRDAKLETRRKRLTVFFSDIKGFSAISEELPLETLTSMLNTYLSEMTRIALRHGGTIDKFIGDAVMVFFGDPNSEGAIEDAYRCVLMGIEMQEQMKLLRQRWKREGIEHKLEIRIGINTGYVTVGNFGTDSRMDYTILGTDVNLASRLESACRPGGVLISEATQELVKDRIQCRNMGDIQVKGFNRPIPVFEAMGAKKDSGAKNRYVSAQTAGFGIHLDVERVRNFDKNTILKTLARSATELKKDSAVSVDYEAEGFSLHVDSGAIKKRERDRIINMMGQAAKRVQTQVRV, from the coding sequence ATGACCTCCACGTCCAAAAAGAAAGCTCGCCGGCCGCTGATCGGTCCTATGGAGCGGGCACGCCGACAGGCCAACTATATTCGTCTGCTTGCCTTCCTGGTGGCGGTGATGATGTTGATCGTGGGTCTGAAACTGGGGCTCTATCCGGAAATCTATCTGCTGGGCGTGGCTGGCCTGCTTGCCTACCCACTGATTGCCCAGACCATTCTGGTGATTGCCAACCGCAGAGATATTCGAGAAAAGGCCGCTCACCAGTTCCTGATGCAACTGGATGCCATGCTGATTGGCATGACCTGTGCGCTATTACACTTCGCCCTGGTCCCTTCGCTGGTGCTGCTGATCATCGTCCATGCCAATGCCGTCACTAGTGGCGGTCTCAAGCCCTGGCTCCTGAACCAGCTCATGACCACCATTGGCGCCGTTGTCATGGGGGCCATCCTCGGCTTTGCCTATATCCCCTTGGGCGAACCGGTTCCAGTGGTGATGATCGTGGTATCGCTGCTGGGCCTGGGAATTTATGTGGGGGCGTCCTCTGCCTTTGCGCATTACCAGGCCCGATACCTCCGCGAGGCTCAGGAACTGGTACGCCGCCAGCAGCAACAGGCGGTGGAATTGTCCCGCAAGCTGGCCAAGTACCTTCCTCCCCAGATCTGGGGCTCCATCTTTTCCGGCAAGCGGGATGCCAAACTGGAAACCCGCCGCAAGCGGCTCACGGTTTTTTTCTCTGATATCAAGGGCTTCAGTGCCATCTCCGAAGAGCTGCCGCTGGAGACGTTGACCAGCATGCTCAATACCTACCTTAGCGAGATGACCCGGATTGCGTTGCGTCACGGCGGTACCATCGACAAGTTCATCGGGGATGCGGTGATGGTGTTCTTCGGTGACCCCAATAGTGAAGGGGCCATCGAGGATGCCTACCGGTGTGTGTTGATGGGTATCGAGATGCAGGAGCAGATGAAGCTGTTGCGCCAGCGCTGGAAGCGGGAAGGGATTGAGCACAAGCTGGAAATCCGTATCGGTATCAACACCGGGTACGTGACGGTGGGGAATTTTGGTACCGATTCACGAATGGACTACACCATCCTCGGTACCGATGTGAACCTGGCCAGCCGACTGGAGTCTGCCTGCCGACCCGGTGGGGTGCTGATTTCCGAGGCAACTCAGGAGTTGGTCAAAGACCGAATCCAGTGTCGCAATATGGGCGATATCCAGGTAAAGGGTTTCAACCGCCCGATCCCGGTGTTTGAGGCGATGGGTGCGAAGAAGGATAGCGGCGCCAAGAACCGCTATGTGTCCGCCCAGACTGCAGGTTTTGGCATTCACCTGGATGTGGAACGTGTCCGTAATTTCGACAAGAACACCATCCTCAAGACACTGGCCCGTTCAGCCACCGAACTGAAGAAGGACAGTGCCGTTTCCGTGGATTATGAAGCGGAAGGTTTCAGCCTGCATGTGGACAGTGGCGCCATCAAGAAACGCGAACGTGACCGCATCATTAACATGATGGGGCAGGCAGCCAAGAGAGTTCAGACGCAGGTGCGGGTTTAA
- a CDS encoding DUF3047 domain-containing protein translates to MNTRLVTDPVVECLLIAACLSLAFWPQAAVSQVPEGWEPVYFEGKTEYRLESDCWHALAKGTASGLARKHSVDLRATPVLRWQWRSDQQPDWPGKEEKSKEGDDFVARVYVIKKGWMPWQTRAINYVWSRQYPVGAHWPNPFASQAHMVVVQGPDPVTGWQSFSRNVRDDFRRYHQLDVEEVDAVAIMTDGDNTGATVSACYRLPTFQTPP, encoded by the coding sequence ATGAACACGAGGCTTGTGACCGACCCGGTGGTCGAATGTTTACTAATTGCAGCTTGCTTGTCGTTGGCTTTCTGGCCGCAAGCGGCGGTTTCACAGGTCCCGGAGGGTTGGGAGCCTGTGTATTTCGAGGGGAAAACGGAGTATCGGCTTGAATCAGATTGTTGGCACGCACTGGCCAAAGGAACCGCTTCCGGGTTGGCAAGGAAGCATTCGGTCGATCTGAGAGCAACACCGGTGCTGCGTTGGCAATGGCGGTCAGATCAACAGCCGGATTGGCCCGGCAAAGAAGAAAAGAGCAAGGAGGGAGACGATTTTGTCGCTCGGGTCTATGTGATCAAGAAGGGGTGGATGCCCTGGCAAACCCGGGCCATCAATTATGTGTGGTCTCGACAGTATCCCGTTGGTGCTCACTGGCCAAACCCGTTTGCCAGTCAGGCACATATGGTGGTGGTACAAGGCCCGGATCCCGTGACGGGGTGGCAATCCTTTTCACGTAATGTGCGCGACGATTTTCGCCGCTATCACCAGCTGGATGTGGAGGAGGTCGATGCGGTTGCGATCATGACGGATGGCGATAACACCGGGGCAACAGTGTCCGCCTGTTACCGTCTGCCGACCTTTCAGACGCCGCCATAG
- a CDS encoding tetratricopeptide repeat protein produces the protein MGSKSYGYNVRTERLSVARLPELAILMVVILVAFWLVFPRNLSETLRNSRLDAVSLSYMKAWLRAKPDDYELRMLLARELVELGEYQQAAYQMELIPRGERFGFAAELAWLELRRDFIQLMALQPAERPSSALYPQTRDRLKALDVASLDAQHSEQAAEMAMAMGLVDQAVRLYRQQAATGQGQGAEKFHALSARLLLGNGRYRDAAEEHLAAMDASDSYAVRRRSFLAALEVLQAGELYAEAVRVMRERDQAFLGDKDVLYRLMNLSLACADVPQAQHYAVLLLRLPEDGS, from the coding sequence ATGGGCTCGAAGAGCTACGGCTACAATGTTCGCACTGAGCGCCTGAGTGTGGCTCGCTTGCCGGAGCTCGCCATCCTGATGGTGGTGATACTGGTGGCGTTCTGGCTGGTGTTTCCGCGCAACCTTTCTGAAACCCTGCGCAACTCGCGGCTTGATGCGGTAAGCCTCAGCTACATGAAGGCCTGGTTGCGGGCCAAGCCGGATGATTATGAGCTGCGCATGTTGCTGGCCCGCGAACTGGTTGAGTTGGGTGAGTATCAGCAGGCAGCCTATCAGATGGAATTGATCCCGCGTGGCGAGCGATTCGGTTTCGCTGCGGAGCTGGCCTGGCTGGAATTGCGTCGTGATTTCATCCAGCTGATGGCACTGCAGCCGGCGGAACGGCCGAGCTCTGCGTTGTATCCGCAAACCCGTGATCGTCTCAAGGCGCTGGATGTTGCCTCGCTGGATGCGCAACACAGCGAACAGGCGGCCGAAATGGCCATGGCCATGGGACTGGTGGATCAGGCGGTGCGTCTCTATCGCCAGCAAGCAGCAACAGGCCAGGGTCAAGGTGCGGAAAAGTTCCATGCCTTGTCCGCGCGATTGTTACTGGGTAATGGTCGTTACCGGGATGCGGCAGAAGAGCATCTTGCCGCCATGGATGCCAGTGACAGCTATGCTGTGCGCCGCCGTTCCTTTCTGGCCGCTCTAGAAGTGCTCCAGGCTGGTGAACTCTATGCGGAAGCCGTACGTGTGATGCGTGAGCGAGACCAGGCTTTCCTCGGAGACAAGGACGTGCTTTACCGGTTGATGAATCTGTCACTGGCCTGTGCCGATGTGCCCCAGGCACAACACTATGCAGTGCTGCTGCTTCGGCTGCCGGAGGATGGTAGTTGA
- a CDS encoding endo alpha-1,4 polygalactosaminidase: MPTDFRDQTFYAYVSLGEVLASRSYFSRIQPEWRLGKNPNWGSFILDQSSQPLRDLFLDLVFAPLWEQGYRGFFLDTLDSYQLAVTDEAGRQAQREGLAALINAVGERYPDARFIFNRGFELMPMVSATVDAIAAESLYQSWQPDTQAYQSVPEADRAWLIEQLRKSRETYGIESIAIDYAPLANRDQARELAGRIAAHGIIPWVTNPAIDGMGLGLREILPRDVLVIHGGNDERTWELADAVRYGLMPLQFQGLVPEIRSIDEAMPSGLLRGRYAGIVIWLEKDNITTPAFEDWLVTQREAGVPIAMIGYPAVDPLGPNGSVFGFEGRNNPRQLPEAVTQHPAMGFEAPLPAYMPVGEPLYNSQATVPWLELMSGQQRYMPVAMTEWGGYAFNPYVIRSTLPTVQGKGLERWMLNPLTFMSDALKLPQMPIPDVTTENGKRLLFAHIDGDGFPSLAEVEGYQGQPDALVLLEEVLKKYSVPTTVSIIEGEVSPQGLYPKMAPRLEHIARQIFALSHVEAATHTYSHPFFWYDAEAQPADLIGEEGQLRLPLPNYSMTPEREVAGSARYIDSNLLPPGKKTRMVLWSGDTIPTPQALKVAREHGLLNMNGSDTVITRSEPTWTLIKGIGLPKGGEYQVYAPNQNENIYTNEWTGPFYGFNRVIETFELTESPHRFKPVDIYYHTYIASKNASLQSLLDVYRWAGKQDLHPVFASEYVRKVLDFNEMVIARDGDRWLVRGGGELRTLRLPSSLPLPDLTSSEGLAGYREDKPGRYLHLTGKQASWTGTEQPRAPYLQQANARLTAFETLPEGWRFSLQGHEGLSFSLANMTGCQLRQNGKVISPARRSGGLYHYRSARHGLEELRLQCSH; this comes from the coding sequence GTGCCGACTGACTTTCGTGATCAAACCTTTTATGCCTACGTGAGCCTGGGTGAGGTGCTCGCTTCTCGCTCTTATTTCTCCCGTATCCAGCCGGAGTGGAGACTGGGCAAGAACCCCAACTGGGGCTCCTTCATTCTGGATCAATCCTCTCAGCCGCTTCGCGACCTTTTCCTGGATCTGGTGTTTGCTCCGTTGTGGGAGCAGGGCTACCGCGGTTTCTTTCTGGATACTCTGGACAGTTATCAGCTGGCAGTGACGGACGAGGCCGGCCGGCAGGCCCAGCGCGAGGGGTTGGCGGCGCTGATCAATGCGGTGGGCGAGCGTTACCCCGACGCTCGCTTCATCTTTAACCGTGGCTTTGAGCTGATGCCCATGGTGTCGGCCACGGTGGACGCCATCGCGGCCGAGTCCCTATACCAGAGCTGGCAACCGGACACTCAGGCGTATCAGAGCGTGCCGGAAGCCGATCGCGCCTGGTTGATCGAGCAGTTACGTAAAAGCCGGGAAACCTATGGTATCGAGAGCATTGCCATTGACTATGCGCCTTTAGCCAATCGTGATCAGGCCCGTGAGCTGGCCGGGCGCATTGCCGCCCACGGGATCATTCCGTGGGTCACTAATCCGGCCATCGATGGCATGGGGCTGGGGCTTAGGGAGATCCTGCCACGGGATGTGCTGGTCATTCATGGCGGCAATGACGAGCGGACCTGGGAGCTGGCTGATGCGGTTCGCTACGGATTGATGCCGCTGCAGTTTCAGGGACTGGTGCCGGAGATCAGAAGCATTGACGAGGCGATGCCGTCGGGACTACTGCGTGGCCGTTATGCGGGTATCGTGATCTGGCTGGAGAAAGACAACATCACCACGCCGGCGTTTGAAGACTGGCTGGTTACCCAGCGTGAAGCCGGGGTGCCCATCGCCATGATCGGCTACCCGGCGGTGGACCCATTGGGACCCAATGGCAGTGTCTTCGGTTTTGAGGGGCGCAATAATCCCCGTCAGCTGCCTGAAGCAGTGACCCAGCACCCGGCGATGGGGTTTGAGGCGCCGTTGCCAGCCTACATGCCCGTGGGTGAACCCCTCTACAACAGTCAGGCCACCGTACCCTGGCTGGAGCTGATGTCCGGTCAGCAGCGTTATATGCCGGTAGCGATGACAGAGTGGGGAGGGTATGCCTTCAACCCTTACGTGATTCGTTCCACCTTGCCTACTGTTCAGGGCAAGGGACTGGAGCGCTGGATGCTCAATCCGCTGACCTTCATGAGCGATGCCCTGAAGCTTCCGCAGATGCCGATCCCGGATGTCACCACCGAGAATGGCAAGCGCCTGCTGTTCGCGCACATTGATGGTGATGGCTTTCCCAGCCTGGCCGAAGTGGAGGGTTATCAGGGGCAGCCGGATGCGCTTGTGCTGCTGGAAGAGGTTCTCAAGAAGTACAGTGTCCCGACGACGGTTTCCATCATCGAAGGTGAGGTTTCTCCGCAGGGGCTGTACCCGAAAATGGCGCCGCGCCTGGAGCACATTGCCCGTCAGATCTTTGCCCTGTCCCATGTGGAGGCGGCGACGCACACCTATTCCCACCCCTTCTTCTGGTATGACGCTGAAGCGCAACCTGCGGACCTGATCGGTGAGGAAGGGCAGCTGCGCCTGCCATTACCGAACTACAGCATGACACCGGAACGGGAAGTGGCCGGTTCCGCCCGTTACATTGATAGCAATCTGCTGCCGCCGGGCAAGAAGACCCGCATGGTGCTGTGGAGTGGCGATACGATCCCGACGCCGCAAGCGTTGAAGGTTGCCCGAGAGCATGGCCTGCTGAACATGAATGGCAGTGACACCGTCATCACTCGCAGTGAGCCAACATGGACGCTTATAAAAGGTATCGGTCTTCCCAAGGGGGGCGAGTATCAGGTGTATGCGCCCAACCAGAATGAAAACATTTATACCAATGAGTGGACCGGGCCCTTTTATGGATTCAATCGGGTCATCGAGACGTTTGAACTGACCGAAAGCCCGCATCGCTTCAAGCCGGTGGATATCTATTACCACACCTACATTGCCAGCAAGAATGCCTCCCTGCAGTCCCTCCTGGATGTGTATCGATGGGCCGGCAAGCAGGACCTGCATCCGGTATTTGCCTCGGAGTATGTGCGCAAGGTGCTGGATTTCAACGAGATGGTCATCGCTCGCGACGGCGATCGCTGGCTGGTGCGGGGTGGTGGCGAGCTGCGCACCCTGCGTCTTCCTTCATCGCTACCCTTGCCGGATCTGACCAGCAGCGAAGGCCTTGCCGGTTACCGGGAAGACAAGCCAGGTCGCTATCTGCATCTCACCGGCAAGCAGGCTAGCTGGACGGGAACGGAGCAACCGCGGGCGCCCTACCTGCAACAGGCCAATGCCCGCCTGACAGCGTTTGAGACATTGCCAGAGGGATGGCGTTTTTCCCTGCAGGGCCATGAAGGCTTGTCATTCAGCTTGGCCAACATGACAGGTTGTCAGTTGCGCCAGAACGGCAAGGTCATTTCTCCCGCCCGACGCAGTGGCGGCCTATATCACTACAGGAGTGCGCGGCATGGGCTCGAAGAGCTACGGCTACAATGTTCGCACTGA
- a CDS encoding tetratricopeptide repeat protein: protein MKWQGAVFAVLLFAGQAHAETKPEPYVESYYNDSYQVFVGAGNLVRARQVIDNALYWRPSDVRWWERLAQVARWQGDAETSLQAWQKVAELSDSRQAWDEVMALAPAVYNDELVLEAHQKSLRDRPRDADLIEKIARQYELLGRPAEGVSFFRDWHRRYPSRPALRQMMLLSLNQGADLQAVRYARQYMDRYGPQHDMALHASRIQWLHGDRNAAVDNLARDATGLDYSPQITRQLAVMAAEQGRWDLAQSHYEQLIANDDDTIADLYTYINLIRYRDRDEMVALMSRAWKKLEDPALAVGVLYALQERGDSIGVQVFLDQLSAEQRQKLEQYPQFMQFQAAFQQRNKRHGEARRSLQQALYLAPNDRDSRISWLWLHVAAGNKAILRRSLLAWKEDTRRSSGYWEVCAAAYLVLGDTDEALRYQKALLQRSPNDWSRQWQYAQTLISAGRSDEAWPVLRHLWSNLPAQVENEQKAEYLYMMQALSQYFENGDASLNRANAVARSRGQLEEGNKSDWLAQWSLLQTSQELALGWYLRRMQAEGELQAGAGLTYASLQNDIDGIARARDQYGPKLSTQEQLDTHLQLDEPAMAAARFASLQEGAPELAGAHPMQEDLLLPFARSSQVNAGLQRIGALDIEEWAFTQYQPVGRFSQFALQFNQRAFSSNDETLLVIDEDERRAAVLWQYRRARYQHALYVGQRSLLENTETMASLDLTATLAREWSLGWDYQWHMPADESSLLILGGSRTGSRFALDWNPSSYWQNRLDVADYEYRDLNDQILGDGRIVNIETSWRPWLSRFSPGIRVIHTRADFTEVRQSMGEVRAFIPAGESTSAIPQDYYQTEAVLMLGAGDLHIRPHRLQAWAEIGYSENNLFEDGINGRIGIEGPLIGRDAWKLLFERQLNTGGSNEDSYRAALEYRIYY, encoded by the coding sequence ATGAAATGGCAGGGGGCAGTGTTCGCGGTTCTGTTGTTTGCTGGCCAGGCCCATGCAGAAACGAAGCCCGAACCTTACGTAGAGTCCTATTACAACGATAGTTATCAGGTGTTTGTCGGCGCCGGCAATCTGGTGCGTGCACGGCAGGTAATTGACAACGCCTTGTACTGGCGTCCGTCCGATGTACGTTGGTGGGAACGACTGGCTCAGGTGGCGCGCTGGCAGGGCGATGCTGAAACGTCCCTGCAAGCCTGGCAGAAGGTGGCAGAGCTGTCGGATTCACGCCAGGCCTGGGATGAAGTGATGGCACTGGCGCCTGCGGTTTACAACGATGAACTGGTGCTCGAAGCGCACCAGAAATCCCTGCGAGACCGTCCTCGTGATGCGGACCTGATCGAAAAGATAGCTCGCCAATACGAGTTGCTGGGGCGTCCGGCTGAAGGCGTGTCGTTTTTTCGTGACTGGCATCGTCGCTATCCGAGCCGGCCTGCTTTGCGGCAGATGATGCTGCTGTCACTCAATCAGGGCGCGGATCTGCAGGCTGTGCGCTATGCCCGGCAATACATGGATCGCTATGGGCCACAGCATGACATGGCCCTGCATGCGTCACGCATCCAGTGGCTCCACGGTGATCGCAATGCGGCCGTGGACAACCTGGCGCGCGATGCCACGGGGCTGGATTATTCCCCCCAGATCACCCGCCAGCTGGCGGTAATGGCGGCAGAGCAGGGGCGCTGGGACTTGGCCCAGAGTCATTACGAGCAACTCATCGCCAATGACGACGACACCATTGCGGACCTCTACACCTACATCAACCTGATCCGCTACCGCGACCGAGATGAAATGGTGGCGTTGATGTCCCGCGCCTGGAAGAAGCTGGAAGACCCGGCATTGGCAGTGGGTGTGCTGTATGCATTGCAGGAGCGCGGGGACTCGATCGGGGTGCAGGTGTTCCTGGATCAGTTAAGCGCAGAACAGCGCCAGAAGTTGGAGCAGTACCCGCAATTCATGCAATTCCAGGCTGCCTTTCAGCAGCGCAACAAGCGTCACGGTGAGGCGCGTCGCTCCCTGCAACAGGCATTGTATCTGGCTCCCAACGATCGCGACTCCCGCATCAGCTGGCTATGGCTGCATGTGGCTGCGGGTAACAAGGCCATCCTGCGCCGCAGCCTGCTGGCATGGAAAGAAGACACACGCCGCAGCAGCGGCTACTGGGAAGTGTGTGCGGCGGCTTACCTGGTGCTGGGTGATACCGATGAGGCGCTGCGTTACCAGAAGGCATTGCTGCAACGCTCGCCCAATGACTGGTCGCGTCAGTGGCAGTACGCCCAGACATTGATCTCGGCCGGGCGCAGCGATGAGGCCTGGCCGGTGCTGCGTCACCTCTGGTCCAATCTGCCCGCGCAGGTGGAGAACGAGCAGAAGGCTGAGTACCTGTACATGATGCAGGCCCTCAGCCAGTACTTTGAAAATGGTGATGCCTCACTCAACCGTGCCAATGCGGTTGCGCGGTCTCGCGGTCAGCTTGAAGAAGGCAATAAATCCGACTGGCTGGCGCAGTGGTCATTGCTGCAAACCAGTCAGGAGCTGGCACTGGGCTGGTATTTGCGCAGGATGCAGGCAGAAGGAGAACTACAGGCGGGTGCTGGGCTGACCTATGCATCGCTGCAGAACGATATCGATGGTATTGCCCGCGCCAGGGATCAATATGGCCCGAAGCTCTCCACTCAGGAACAGCTGGATACCCACCTGCAGCTGGATGAACCCGCCATGGCCGCTGCCCGTTTTGCGTCTTTGCAGGAGGGCGCTCCCGAACTGGCGGGTGCCCACCCCATGCAGGAAGACCTGCTGTTGCCCTTTGCCCGCTCATCGCAAGTGAATGCGGGTTTACAACGTATTGGCGCACTGGACATCGAGGAGTGGGCGTTCACCCAGTATCAGCCGGTGGGCCGTTTCAGCCAGTTTGCCCTGCAATTCAATCAGAGAGCGTTCAGCAGCAATGATGAAACCCTGCTGGTGATTGATGAGGATGAGCGTCGTGCGGCGGTGCTCTGGCAGTATCGACGCGCCCGTTACCAGCACGCATTGTATGTTGGTCAGCGCAGCCTGCTTGAAAACACGGAAACTATGGCATCGCTGGATCTGACTGCGACACTGGCCCGGGAATGGTCGCTGGGCTGGGATTACCAGTGGCATATGCCGGCGGATGAATCCTCCTTGCTGATTCTGGGGGGCTCGCGCACCGGTAGCCGTTTTGCCCTGGACTGGAACCCCTCCAGCTACTGGCAGAACCGCCTGGATGTGGCTGATTACGAGTATCGTGACCTCAATGACCAGATTCTCGGTGATGGGCGCATCGTCAATATCGAGACGAGCTGGCGCCCTTGGCTATCCCGCTTTTCTCCCGGCATCCGAGTGATCCATACACGGGCTGACTTTACCGAAGTGCGGCAAAGCATGGGGGAGGTCAGGGCGTTTATTCCGGCAGGGGAGTCCACGTCGGCTATTCCGCAGGACTATTACCAGACAGAAGCCGTACTGATGTTAGGGGCGGGGGATCTTCATATTCGCCCTCATCGCCTGCAGGCCTGGGCTGAGATTGGCTATAGCGAGAACAATCTGTTTGAAGATGGCATCAATGGACGAATCGGCATTGAGGGCCCGCTGATTGGCCGCGATGCCTGGAAGCTTTTGTTTGAACGGCAATTGAATACCGGCGGTAGCAATGAAGACAGTTACCGTGCCGCACTGGAATATCGAATTTACTATTAG